DNA from Kitasatospora herbaricolor:
CCTTCGGCGAGGTGGAGCGGCAGGTGCGCGAACTGCTGGACGCCGACACCGGCCGCGGCGGCGTCCCGGTGGAGGCGAGCCAGGACGGCTACGGCTACTCCTGGCTGCTGGCCCGGCACACCCCCGAGGAGCTGCCGGAGCTGGTCAACGACCTGCACGCGGTCAACAGCGAGCTGGAGGCGAACGGCTTCGGCCCGCAACTGCTCTGCTCCCTGGTGGGCTTCCGCAACGACGCCGGGCAGTCGCTGGCCCTGGTCTACCTGTACAAGCGCGGCACCTTCTTCCCCTTCGCGCCCGTGCCCGGCGGCGGCGAGAAGCGCAACAGCCCGCTGGAACTCCAGATCAAGGCGATGCTCGGCAACGACCTGCGGGTCGAGTCCGACCTCTCCCGCTGGTTCCCGGTCTGGGGCGCGCCGGGGCTCTGAGCCGGCCCGGAATCCCTGGTACGGGCGCCGTCCGGGCCCTACCGTTGCCGGTCATGACCGACTGGCAGCAGATCATCGACCACGGTTCGGCCCGGCCCGCCGACCGCTCCCCGGCCGGACTGGTCGCCGAACTCACCGAGGCGCTGCGCTCGCCC
Protein-coding regions in this window:
- the pspAB gene encoding PspA-associated protein PspAB, with the protein product MGFLDTLFGRSKPVRPDLDQLFGVPSAALTLEAAAGFRPTGLGSVCFAAVEGGAFGEVERQVRELLDADTGRGGVPVEASQDGYGYSWLLARHTPEELPELVNDLHAVNSELEANGFGPQLLCSLVGFRNDAGQSLALVYLYKRGTFFPFAPVPGGGEKRNSPLELQIKAMLGNDLRVESDLSRWFPVWGAPGL